The Pseudomonadota bacterium genome includes the window ATGGCACGACTGAAGCCATCGAGAATACCGCAAAAATAGTAGAACGTGCCGAGGATGTTCAGATACGCGATATCGATGTGCCAATGCGCGTGGGGTCGGCTTGGCTGCACAAAGCCTGTGCCCTTCTTCGAGGGCTTCTTGTTCCAACGGTCGAGCAGGCCCGCGGCGCGTAGCACGCGGTAGGTGCTGGACGGGCTCACCGCCACCACGTCGGC containing:
- a CDS encoding DDE-type integrase/transposase/recombinase produces the protein ADVVAVSPSSTYRVLRAAGLLDRWNKKPSKKGTGFVQPSRPHAHWHIDIAYLNILGTFYYFCGILDGFSRAMVHWEIRETMSESDVETIVQRAREH